The genomic stretch GAGGCGGGGACGTCGTCGACGTAGTAGACGATGGCCGGATCGGTGAAGGAGAGGGAGTTCATCATCCCGCGCATGCCGGAGATGCTGTTCAGCTCCCGGTTGCCGCCGCTGTGGGTGACGAGGTTCGGGGCGATGGCGTCGAGGTCGGTGAGGGAGCGGATCTGGAAGGTGTCGAACTCCCGGCGGTCGAGGCGGGTGTCGGAGAGGGGCGTGGCGTGGGCCCCCGCGTCGGTCGATTCGCCGGCCGCCGGGGCCTGCGCGGTGACGATGACCGGCTCGACGCTCGAAACGTGGTCCTCGGCCCGGCCGAGATCGCAGTCGGCAAAGGAAAGGAAAGAGAGCAGCGTTCCGCCGATCCATCGAGCGCGCAGGGGAGTCGGTAATGAGATCATGAACTCTTTCGAGAAGACGTTAAACGACATTGAGGGTATGAGGACCGAGGCTCAGATCAATCCCGAAAAGCGCACGATCTTGCCTGCCTGTTTTCCGGGGGAATATCACAAAAGACCCCTATCGAGATCACAAAATCCCATTTGCCCGACGGGGAGGGCCGGGGTGTAGTGGGAGGCTGCCCGGGCTTATCAGGCCTCCCTTCACCCCCACACCACCGTCCCTTCCCCATGCCCATCGTTTACGATTCCCATCACAAGATCTTCTTCCTCCACACCCCCCGCACGACCTATGCGCTGGGCATCGGGCCGCAGAAAAGCCTCATCCACCTCCATTGGGGAGCCCGGATCGGCGAGGGGAATCTCTGGGCGGCGACGCCCCGCTGGGAGGCCGCCTTCTGCCCGAACTTCGAGCCGAAGGACCGGACCTATTCCTTCGACCTCCTTCCCGCCGAATATCCGGTCTACGGCCGCAGCGATTTCCGTTCCCCCGCCGCCACCGCGGTCTTCCCCGACGGCAGCCGCGTCTTCGATCTCTTTTACAAGACCCACCGCATCACCTCCGGCAAGCCGAAGCTGAAGGGCCTCCCCGCGACCTACGTGGAGCGCTCCGCCGAGGCCTCGACCCTCGAGATCGACCTCCTCGACGCGAAGAGCGGCCTCGTCGCCACTCTCTCCTACACTGTCTACGAGAAGCGGGACGCCCTCACCCGCTCGGTCTCGTTCCGCAACGGCGGGAAGGAAAGCCTCGTCCTCGACCGGGTCTTCAGCGCGAGCGTCGACTTCCCCCACGCGAACCTCGATTTCCTCCAGCTCTCCGGCGCGTGGGCGCGGGAGCGCGACGTGATCCGCCAGCCGCTCCGCTCGGGCATCCAGTCGGTCGAGAGCCGGCGCGGGGCGAGCAGCCACCAGCAGAATCCCTTCATCGCCCTCCTCGACCCGAAGGCCGACGAGCGGCAGGGGGAGGTCTACGGTCTCAGCCTCGTCTACAGCGGGAACTTCCTCGCCCAGGCCGAGGTCGACCAGATGGGGACGACGCGCGTCCAGATCGGCATCAACCCGTTCGACTTCTCCTGGAAGATCGAGCCCGGCGCCTCCTTCCAGGCCCCGGAGACGGTCCTGGTCTATTCCGCCGAGGGCCTCGACGGGATGTCCCAGACCTACCACAGCCTCTACCGGGAGCGGCTGGCCCGCGGCGCGTGGCGGGACAAGGAACGGCCCGTCCTCGTCAACAACTGGGAGGCGACCTACTTCGACTTCACCGCGACGAAGCTCGAGGCACTGGCCCGCGAGTCGAAGAAGCTCGGCGTCGAGCTCCTCGTCCTCGACGACGGCTGGTTCGGCAAGCGGAACGACGACACCACCTCCCTCGGCGACTGGGTCGTCGACCGGAAGAAGCTCCCGAAGGGCCTCGCCGACCTCTCCGCCCGCATCCACAAGATCGGCCTCAAGTTCGGCCTCTGGTTCGAGCCCGAGATGATCTCCCCCGACAGCGACCTCTACCGCGCCCATCCCGACTGGTGCCTCCACGCGCCGGGCCGGAGCCGGACGACAGGCCGCAACCAGCTGGTCCTCGACTATTCCCGCCCCGAGATCTGCGACTGGATCGTGAAGACGATGGGCGCCGTCCTCTCCGAGGCGAAGATCGATTACGTGAAGTGGGACATGAACCGCCACCTCACCGAGATCGGCTCCGCCACGCTCCCCGCCGACCGGCAGAAGGAGACGGCCCACCGCCACATCCTCGGCGTTTACGGCGTCATGGAACGGCTGACGAGGAAGTTCCCGAAGGTCCTCTTCGAGGGCTGCTCCGGCGGCGGCGGCCGCTTCGATCCCGGCATCCTCCACTACCTGCCGCAGACCTGGGCCAGCGACAACAGCGACGCGATCTCCCGCCTCCGCATCCAGTACGGCACGACCCTCGTCTACCCCGTGAGCTCGATGACGGCCCACGTCTCGGCGGTGCCGAACCACCAGGTCCATCGCCTCACCCCGCTGAAGACCCGGGGCGACGTCGCCATGGCGGGGAACTTCGGCTACGAGCTCGACTTCGGCAACCTCAGCGCCGAGGAGAAGAAGGAGGTCGCCGCGCAGGTCGCCTTCTACAAGCGCCACCGGAAGCTGATCCAGTTCGGCCGCTTCCACCGCCTCGCCAGCCCCTTCGAGGGGAACAGCACCGCCTGGGCCGTCGTCAGCCCCGACGGCGGGGAGGCGCTGGTCTGGAACATCGACGTCCTCCATCCGGCCAATCCCGGGCATCGCCGCCTCCGCGTCGCCGGGCTCGATCCGAAACGGACCTATCGCGTGGTCGGGACGAAGCATACCTTCGGCGGCGACCTGCTGAGGAACGTCGGGCTCCTCGTGCCCCTGCAGAAGCACGACTTCCAGAGCACGGTTTGGGAGTTGAAGGCGGTGTAGAGGAAAGGGGGCGCGAAGGGGGCGGTGAATGCCCTTCGGGGTAAGAGAAACGGTATCGTCCTCGGGCCGAGGCGGGCGCTTGGGATTCGCCAGGAGATCGAGCGCGGTATGCCTCCCCACCATCGGTGTTGCGAACGCCATCCGTGAGGCGTTCGATATTTCTTGGGACCAGATGTGAAGGGCTAGTGCGGCTAAACCCCGGTATGCGTTTTATGCCGAAGCGGCCTGCTTGGCCCGCCCAAAGGCAGGGGTCTTAGTGAGATTGCTCCGCTAGGTTCTGATGATCCTTCACCGTGCCGTCGTCGAGGTGGTTGACTCGTTCGTCGCGGAGACGAGCGAAGAAACGGACGATGCCCCGGATGCCACCCCAGGTGAACCAGAGGCCGGTGACCACGGCGAAGAAGATCGGGAAGCCGATCCCGACCACGTGCCAGAAACCGGGCCAGAACCACGTGGGCCAACTCGAAAGGTAATTCCATGCCATCCCGAGGAGGAAGATGCTGGAAAGGAGGATGCTCCAGGCGAAGATCGTCCCGGCGATCCACTTGTCGCCGAGAGAGAAGTGGGAGTCGATCCCGATCAGACGTCCCAGCCAGACGAAACGGCCGGGGGCGGCAGCCGACGCGGTCTCCTTAGGTTCCGAGACTGTCATCGCATAGGCCCCTCGATGGAGGAGACGGTCCATGTTAAAGTTCTCCCGATTCGTCAGGAGCGAGACGACGATGTACAGCGTCATCGCGATCAGGCACGCGCCGAAACCGATCTCTTGGGGATTGAGCGGAAAATGGGGGCTTATCTGCCGGGCGATGATTCCGGAGACCGAGAGTGTCGAGCCGGCGAAGAGGGCGGCCCAGGCCCCGGCAGTCGTCCCTTTCTTCCAATAGAGGCCTCCGATGATCGCCGCGCCGACGCCGCCGACGTAGATCGCCGTCGTCACC from Verrucomicrobium sp. GAS474 encodes the following:
- a CDS encoding alpha-galactosidase, which encodes MPIVYDSHHKIFFLHTPRTTYALGIGPQKSLIHLHWGARIGEGNLWAATPRWEAAFCPNFEPKDRTYSFDLLPAEYPVYGRSDFRSPAATAVFPDGSRVFDLFYKTHRITSGKPKLKGLPATYVERSAEASTLEIDLLDAKSGLVATLSYTVYEKRDALTRSVSFRNGGKESLVLDRVFSASVDFPHANLDFLQLSGAWARERDVIRQPLRSGIQSVESRRGASSHQQNPFIALLDPKADERQGEVYGLSLVYSGNFLAQAEVDQMGTTRVQIGINPFDFSWKIEPGASFQAPETVLVYSAEGLDGMSQTYHSLYRERLARGAWRDKERPVLVNNWEATYFDFTATKLEALARESKKLGVELLVLDDGWFGKRNDDTTSLGDWVVDRKKLPKGLADLSARIHKIGLKFGLWFEPEMISPDSDLYRAHPDWCLHAPGRSRTTGRNQLVLDYSRPEICDWIVKTMGAVLSEAKIDYVKWDMNRHLTEIGSATLPADRQKETAHRHILGVYGVMERLTRKFPKVLFEGCSGGGGRFDPGILHYLPQTWASDNSDAISRLRIQYGTTLVYPVSSMTAHVSAVPNHQVHRLTPLKTRGDVAMAGNFGYELDFGNLSAEEKKEVAAQVAFYKRHRKLIQFGRFHRLASPFEGNSTAWAVVSPDGGEALVWNIDVLHPANPGHRRLRVAGLDPKRTYRVVGTKHTFGGDLLRNVGLLVPLQKHDFQSTVWELKAV